CCTTCACCCCGCCACCAACTGACCAGACCGGCTGGCGGAGCTGTGGGAACAGACCATTTGGCATAGAGCGTAACAGGCGCGGCATAGCTGAAGGTTGCGCCGGGCTGGTAACTGGTGCCGCTGCCATCGGTTGCCGTGTTCCAGCCGTTAAAGATGTAGCCGGTCTTTGCCAGCGTACCGCTGTTGGCGAGGACCGTAACAGTTGCACCGGAAAGATATCCCTGACTATCAGTCGGTACAACGCCCGAGGTACTGCCGTTGCTGTTGTACGTAACAGCTGCAACACCCGTAACGCTCAGTGTGGCATCCGTGCTGGCGCCATTTGCGATAAAAGTCAGGTTGGCGCTTTTGCTGCCTGCGCTCGTTGGTTTGGCCGTTACCACCACGTTACAGCTTGCACCGGCAGCCAGAGTGAGTGATGTGAGACTACTGCAGGGTGTGACGTCACCAGTGGAAAGAACAAACTGGCCGGGATCGGCGCCGCTCAGGACAATTGAACTGATCAACTGCGAGGTTAGTGCGCTGTTTTTCAGGGTAAACTGATGGTTCGATGAAACAGAGCCAACGTGCATAGAGCCAAAGTCAACTATCCCAAAAATAACCAAAGGATTTAACGACCAATACTGTCCGCTACGAACAGGCAACCCGTAAAGGGGAAACTCCTTGCTGGTGGCTCGCACACTGCCATCGTACATATGCACGCCCCAGGCGGTATTGGTGCCCTCGAAACTGCTGGAGGACCAGTATAATTCATTCTGGACACTATCAAAACCTGCTGTAGTAAGGGAGTCTGCACGATAGTTGTCCGCAACCAGGGTCTGCAGTTCATCAGTGGAGGGTAAATGCCAGTCGCCAGCCACCGATCTATCCGTCAGCCCGCAGGAAGGCGCTGCCAGTGTGGCTGCACCCCATACGGCAATATCCCAACGTGTATGAATACAGTTGGCCTTCTTCAGCCAGCGCAGGCTGCTACTGGTATCCAGCATGGTGCCGTCGTTCAGATCAATAAAGCGGTCCAGTGACCAGGCCGGGCTGCAGAACAGCAGCGTTGAGAACAGCAGCACCAGCATCAGTTTTAATTGTCGCAGCATAGAAGTCTCCTCAACGTAACCTATAAAAATCCATGAACATCAGATCTGGTTATTTTTGCAGGCGGCCAGGGTCCGGTTTGCCAGACTCTGGGCGGCCCGTGGGCTGATGTGGCGCTTGCCTGCCAGTAGGTCGGTTACGGCGGCAAGCAGGGCATCGGCAGGTTCACATTTGGTTACATAGCCGCCGGCACCGACAGCAAAGGCACCGGAGATGCTCTCTGCATCTTCACAGAGGGAGTAGACCAGTACGTTGATGCCCAGCCGACGTGCCGATGCTATCAGCTCAAACCCGTTCTCCGGGCCAAGCACAAGATCAAGCAGCACCAGATCAGCGCCGGACGTGCCAAGTTGTTCAACCGCTTCGCCCCGGCTGCCTGCCTCACCGCAGATGGTATGTTTTCCCTGCAGCAGCAGCGCCAATCCCTGACGCACGGCAGGATGTTGATCAATCAAAAAAAGACGTGCCACATGGTGCTCCTGTTCTGGTCAGATAACAGAATGATTCCATCTAACGTATATACAGGAGGGGGAACAGCGTGTCTGTCCGTGAAACCCCGGACATTACTAAAAAAATTATGGAGGGAAGTGATTGTTTGGAAGGAGTTACAGACAATTTTGGGAAAAGCAGTCAGCCGCCATAGAACGCAAAAATCACAAAGAACTGCAGATAGGTGGAATGCATTTCAAACAGAGCTGCAAAGCGTTGCATAAAAAACGTTAACTATCTGTTCTTCTTTTGTTTCATTGTGTTCTTTTGCGGCTAAAAACCGTTTTTTGAATGGTGATTTTGTATGGCAAAACGCCTGAGTCCTTTCATGCCTTCAAGACCCAGCTTGATGATAATCCGGTTAAAGTAGGTTTCTACCGTGCGGACACTGATCCCGAAGGCAGCGGCCATATCCTGATGACCATCTCCCTGGCCCAGCATGGCCAGCAGTTGCTGTTCCCGCTCACTGAGCAGCGCTTCCGTCTTAACCGGCGGTGTGACAGACAGACTGTCTGCCAGGCCCTGGGTAATGCGGGGGCTCAGGTAGGCTCTGCCTGCCAGCAGTTCTGTTACAGCAACCAGCAGCAGCTCCTCCGGCTCCCGCTTGGAGACATAGCCCAGGGCACCTGCGCCACGGGCCTTCTGGATGGTGTCGCCATCCTCATGCATGGAGTAGATCAGCACGGGGATACCAAGGCCGCAAATGGCCGGGATAAGATCAAGCCCGCTTTCATCCCCCAGGGAGAGGTCCAGAAAGGCGATCTCTGCACCTGACCCGGGGAGCAGTTCACAGGTCCTGGCAGCGCTGTCGGCCTCACCGCAGACGCGGTGAGCCTCCTGGGTAAGCAGCAGTGTTAACCCCTTCCGCACAGCCGGGTGGTCATCAATCAGAAATATTCTGGCACCTTGCG
Above is a window of Trichlorobacter lovleyi SZ DNA encoding:
- a CDS encoding response regulator, with product MARLFLIDQHPAVRQGLALLLQGKHTICGEAGSRGEAVEQLGTSGADLVLLDLVLGPENGFELIASARRLGINVLVYSLCEDAESISGAFAVGAGGYVTKCEPADALLAAVTDLLAGKRHISPRAAQSLANRTLAACKNNQI
- a CDS encoding response regulator transcription factor, yielding MTDAAQGARIFLIDDHPAVRKGLTLLLTQEAHRVCGEADSAARTCELLPGSGAEIAFLDLSLGDESGLDLIPAICGLGIPVLIYSMHEDGDTIQKARGAGALGYVSKREPEELLLVAVTELLAGRAYLSPRITQGLADSLSVTPPVKTEALLSEREQQLLAMLGQGDGHQDMAAAFGISVRTVETYFNRIIIKLGLEGMKGLRRFAIQNHHSKNGF